From the genome of Halomonas sp. LR3S48:
TTCAACCACTTCGTCGGTTACGCCGGGCTGGCGGGGCTGGCAGGCCTTACCGGGCTGCCGCTGGCGCGCACCTTCATTGCGGTGGTGCTCTACGGCATCTGCATCGAATACCTGCAGGTGCCGGTGCCGGGGCGCAGCGGCGGCGACTGGGCCGATATCCTGGCCAATAGCCTGGGGGCGGCCGCGGCCGTGTTAACCCTGGCCGGTGTGCGCCGCTTCCTGTTGCGACCCTAGCCAGGCAGGACTAGTGCAAGACGACGACGCCCCGCCATCGAGAGATGGCGGGGCGTCGCTGCGTCTGGGTGGCTATTCGATCACTGCACTTCTCGTCTACTGCACTTCGGCGCGCTCGATGAGCACGGGTTCGCGCGGCACGTCCTGGAACGGGCCGCGGCTGCCGGTGGGCACTCGCTTGATGGCGTCTACCACGTCCATGCCTTCCACTACGCGGCCGAACACCGCATAGCCCCACGCCTGGCCGGAGTGGGTGCCCTGATGGTTCAGAAAACCGTTGTCATTGACGTTGATGAAGAACTGCGCGGTAGCCGAGTGCGGGTCGCCGGTGCGTGCCATGGCCAGGGTGCCGCGCTCGTTGCGCAGGCCGTTGTCGGCCTCGTTGGTGATCGGCGAGCGGGTCGGTTTCTGCTGGAACTCCTTGTCGAAGCCACCGCCCTGGATCATGAAGCCGTCGATCACGCGGTGGAACTGGGTGCCGTCGTAGTGCCCTTCCTCCACGTAAGTGAGGAAGTTCTCGATACTCTTGGGTGCCTGCTCCTCGAACAGTTCGACGGTGATGGGGCCGTGATTGGTGTGCAGCACCACGTTGGCAGCGTTGGCATGGGCGACGGCCAGCGGCAGGCTGGCGGCGGCGAGCAGAGAGAGAAGGGTTCGCTTCAGCACGGGAGCTCCTGTTGTTCGTGATGGTGTGCGGCGAGTAAAGGGTGCGCCTAGCTTACGTCCAGACGCGCTCGCTGTCAGGCTTTCGTCGCCCGATCAGGGTCGCGACATCCGACCACACCCGATTGTTTGACATGGATCACAACCCGCCCGGGAAAAGAAGTACTGGGTATGGTCTTTTCAAAGCGCTGGCCGGACCATGCGGTCATGCCGGCCGAGGCGGTGCTTCTACCCCTTTATTCGCCTCGGCCACGAACCTGGCTCAACGACCGACAGGCGCTCCTGGTGCCGGTGTCGGTGAAGACGGGAGGTGCCGGCCCATGGTGGCGGAACTCGGAAACTTTGCCCTCGTCCTGGCGCTGTGCCTGGCGCTGGCCCAGAGCGTGCTACCGTTGCTGGGCGCCCAGCTCGACGATGCCCGCCTGATGCGCAGCGGCCGCTTCCTGGCCACCGGCCAGTTCGTCTTCCTGGCGCTCTCGTTTGCCGTGCTGACCTGGGCCTTCGTCGTCAGTGATTTCACAGTTCGCTACGTGGCCGGCCACTCGAGCCTCGAGCAGCCGCTGATCTACCGGATCACCGCTGTGTGGGGCGGGCACGAGGGTTCGTTGCTGCTGTGGGTGTTCCTGCTGGGCGCGTGGGGAGCCGCCGTGGCACTGTTCAGCCGGTCGCTGCCCCGCGACATGCTGGCCCGGGTGCTGGCCGTGCTGGGCATGGTCGGCGTGGGCTTCATCGCCTTCACGCTGTTCACTTCCAACCCCTTCGAGCGCGTCATTCCCGGGCCTGCGGACGGACGCGGCATGAACCCGCTGCTGCAGGATCCGGGCATGATCCTGCATCCGCCGTTGCTCTACATGGGCTACGTGGGCACTGCGGTGATCTTCGCCTTCGCCATTGGCGCACTGCTCGGTGGCCGGCTCGATGCTGCCTGGGCGCGCTGGTCGCGGCCCTGGACCACGGTGGCCTGGGTCTTCCTTACCCTGGGCATCGCCGTAGGCGCCTGGTGGGCCTACTACGAGCTGGGCTGGGGCGGCTGGTGGTTCTGGGATCCGGTGGAGAACGCCTCCTTCCTGCCCTGGCTCACCGCCACGGCGCTGATCCATTCGCTGGCGGTGACCGAGAAGCGCGGCGGTTTCAAGGTCTGGACCCTGATGCTGGCCATCCTCACCTTTGCGCTGACCGTACTCGGGGCCTTCATCGTCCGCTCCGGCGTGATCACCTCGGTGCACGCCTTCGCCACCGACCCAGAGCGCGGCGTATTCCTGCTCGGCATGCTGAGCCTGACCCTGCTCGGCGCGCTGACGGTCTACGCCTGGCGGGCGCCGAAGGTGGGGCTTGGCGGCGCTTTCGCCGGGTATTCGCGCGAGTCGCTGCTGCTGGCCAACAACGTGTTGCTGACGGTGGCCTGTACGGCGGTGTTCATCGGCACCCTCTATCCGCTGGCGCTGGATGCCTTCGGCCTGGGCAAGATCTCGGTGGGCCCGCCCTACTTCGATAGTGTCTTCGCCCCGCTGATGCTGCCGCTGTTGCTGCTTGTCGGCCTCGGCCCGGCGGTGGCCTGGAAGCAGGCAAATCCGGGGGAGACCTTCCGCCAGCTGCGCTGGGCACTCCTTGTCAGTGTGGTGGCCGGTGGGCTGTGGCCACTCGCGCTTGGCGCCTGGCATCCCATGACCGCGCTTTCACTGATGCTGGCCGTCTGGATCGTGCTGACGGCGCTGCTCGACGTGCGCAAGCGGCTGGGTTCCGCGCGGCAGCCGTGGTCGACCCGGCTCAGGCGGGTCCTGCGCCCGAGCTTTCTCGGTATGCACCTGGCTCACGTGGGGCTGGCACTGGTGGTGGTGGCCATCGCCATGGTCAATACCTACGAGGTGGAGCGCGACGTGCGACTGGCCCCGGGCGAAAGCGCCTCGGCGGCAGGTTTCGACTTCGCCCTGCTGCGCATGGAGAGTGTACGCGGCCTCAACTGGGAGGCCGATCAGGCGGTGGTCGTGGTGACCCGCGAGGGTCGCCCGGTCGCCTTGCTGCAGCCCCAGCGGCGCTACTACGACACCCACGCCCAGACGCCCATGAACCAAGCCTCGCTGCATCGTGCCGTTACTCGCGACGTCTACGTCTCGCTGGGTGAACGGCTGGAGGACGATGCCTGGAGTTTCCGGCTCTACTACAAGCCCTACATGGCCTGGATGTGGTTCGGCGCTATCCTGCTTGCCTTGGGTGGCCTGCTGGCGGCCGCCGACAAGCGCTACCGCCTGGCCTCCAATCGCACGCCCCGCATGCAGTGGCAGCCCTCCGCCAGCCACCCCTTGGAGGTAGCAAGTCAATGAAACTGCGCATGCTGATAACGCTGGCGGCCACGGCCGCCCTGCTGGGGCTGCTGTTCGTTGGCCTGGGCCTGAACAGCCGCGACCTGCCCTCGCCGCTGGTCGGCAAGCCGGCACCGCCGTTCACGTTGGAGGCGCTGGAGGATGCCAGCGTCACCCTGACCGAGCAGGACTTCATCGGCGAGGTGGCACTGGTCAACGTCTGGGCCACCTGGTGCAGTACCTGTCGCTCCGAGAAGCCGCTGCTGATGGAACTCGCACGCGGCGGCATACCGATTCATGCCTTCAACTACCGCGACGAGCGCGACTCGGCGCTGCGCTACCTCAGCGTCAGCGACAACCCCTACCGCACCATTGCCTACGACCCCAAGGGCGACGCCGGCATCGACTGGGGCGTCTACGCCACGCCGGAAACCTATGTGCTCGATGCCCAGGGGGTGATCCGCTACAAGCGCATCGGCCCGCTCACGCGCCAGCTGCTGCTCGACGAGGTGCTGCCACTGGTGGAAAAGCTGCGCGATGAGCAGCGCAGAAGCGAGGGCAGGAGGGTGGCAAGCTCATGAAGAGACTCTTGCTCAACACCCTGCTTGGC
Proteins encoded in this window:
- a CDS encoding VanZ family protein, with the translated sequence MPEARWLRRLAWGEDRKRHRLWAVLAVLAAVAIAIGSLTPGSEMPTSLPWDKFNHFVGYAGLAGLAGLTGLPLARTFIAVVLYGICIEYLQVPVPGRSGGDWADILANSLGAAAAVLTLAGVRRFLLRP
- a CDS encoding peptidylprolyl isomerase, coding for MAVAHANAANVVLHTNHGPITVELFEEQAPKSIENFLTYVEEGHYDGTQFHRVIDGFMIQGGGFDKEFQQKPTRSPITNEADNGLRNERGTLAMARTGDPHSATAQFFINVNDNGFLNHQGTHSGQAWGYAVFGRVVEGMDVVDAIKRVPTGSRGPFQDVPREPVLIERAEVQ
- a CDS encoding heme lyase CcmF/NrfE family subunit; translation: MVAELGNFALVLALCLALAQSVLPLLGAQLDDARLMRSGRFLATGQFVFLALSFAVLTWAFVVSDFTVRYVAGHSSLEQPLIYRITAVWGGHEGSLLLWVFLLGAWGAAVALFSRSLPRDMLARVLAVLGMVGVGFIAFTLFTSNPFERVIPGPADGRGMNPLLQDPGMILHPPLLYMGYVGTAVIFAFAIGALLGGRLDAAWARWSRPWTTVAWVFLTLGIAVGAWWAYYELGWGGWWFWDPVENASFLPWLTATALIHSLAVTEKRGGFKVWTLMLAILTFALTVLGAFIVRSGVITSVHAFATDPERGVFLLGMLSLTLLGALTVYAWRAPKVGLGGAFAGYSRESLLLANNVLLTVACTAVFIGTLYPLALDAFGLGKISVGPPYFDSVFAPLMLPLLLLVGLGPAVAWKQANPGETFRQLRWALLVSVVAGGLWPLALGAWHPMTALSLMLAVWIVLTALLDVRKRLGSARQPWSTRLRRVLRPSFLGMHLAHVGLALVVVAIAMVNTYEVERDVRLAPGESASAAGFDFALLRMESVRGLNWEADQAVVVVTREGRPVALLQPQRRYYDTHAQTPMNQASLHRAVTRDVYVSLGERLEDDAWSFRLYYKPYMAWMWFGAILLALGGLLAAADKRYRLASNRTPRMQWQPSASHPLEVASQ
- a CDS encoding DsbE family thiol:disulfide interchange protein, coding for MKLRMLITLAATAALLGLLFVGLGLNSRDLPSPLVGKPAPPFTLEALEDASVTLTEQDFIGEVALVNVWATWCSTCRSEKPLLMELARGGIPIHAFNYRDERDSALRYLSVSDNPYRTIAYDPKGDAGIDWGVYATPETYVLDAQGVIRYKRIGPLTRQLLLDEVLPLVEKLRDEQRRSEGRRVASS